AGTTTCGGCAGCGAGCTACTCGCCGCCGCGCTCGCCGGTACCGCGCCCGGGGAACGGCCGCTGCGCCACGTCGCCGAGCTGCCGCCCAGGTCGGGCCGGCCGGGTGATTGGCCGCACTGGGTTCCGCCCGGGGTCGTTCGCGCGTTCACCGATCGCGGCATCCGAGCCCCCTGGTCCCATCAGCTGCAGGCGGCCGAACTCGGGCACGCCGGCCGCCACGTGGTGATCAGCACCGGCACCGCGTCGGGCAAGTCCCTGGCCTACCAACTGCCGGTGCTGTCCGCGCTGGCAGGCGACCCGCGCGCCCGGGTGCTGTACCTGTCGCCGACCAAGGCGTTGGGCCACGACCAGCTGCGCACGGCACATGCCCTGGTCGCCGGTGCTGAACTCGCCGACGTGGCGCCCACCGCCTATGACGGCGACAGCCCCGCCGAAGTGCGCCGCTTCGCCCGGGAACGGTCGCGGTGGCTGTTTTCCAATCCCGACATGATCCACCTGTCCATCCTGCGCAACCATGCCCGCTGGGCGGTGTTGCTACGCGGGTTGCGCTTCGTAATCGTCGACGAATGCCATTACTACCGCGGTGTTTTCGGCTCCAACGTGGCGATGGTGCTGCGGCGGCTGCTGCGGCTGTGTGCCCGCTACTCCTGCTATCCGACGGTGATCTTCGCCAGCGCCACCACGGACTCCCCCGGCGCGACGGCAACCGAGTTGATCGGGCAGCAGGTCGCCGAAGTGCTCGACGACGGCTCGCCGCAGGGCGGGCGGACCGTCGCGTTGTGGGAGCCGGCGCTGCGCACCGATCTTCTCGGCGAGCACGGCGCCCCGGTGCGGCGATCGGCCGGCGCCGAGGCGGCGCGAATCATGGCCGACCTGATCGTCGAAGGTGCCCAGACGTTGACCTTCGTGCGGTCGCGGCGGGGCGCGGAGCTGACGGCGCTGGCAGCGCGGGCGCGGCTGGACGAGGTGGCGCCGCAGTTGTCGGGGTTGGTGGCGTCGTATCGGGCGGGCTACCTCAGCGAGGACCGCAATGCGCTCGAGCACGCGCTGGCCGAAGGCCGGCTGCGCGGCCTGGCCACCACCAACGCCCTGGAGCTGGGCGTCGACATCGCCGGGTTGGATGCCGTCGTACTGGCCGGGTTCCCGGGCACGGTCGCCTCGTTCTGGCAGCAGGCCGGCCGGGCGGGCCGGCGCGGTCAGGGCGCGCTGGTGGTGCTGGTCGCCCGCGACGATCCGCTGGACACCTACCTGGTCCATCACCCCGCGGCATTGCTGGGCAAGCCCGTGGAACGGGTGGTGATCGACCCGCGCAACCCGTACCTCCTGGGTCCGCAATTGCTTTGCGCAGCAACAGAACTACCGCTGGACGAGGCCGAGGTCCGAGCGCTGGACGCGGTGGACGTCGCGGACGGCTTGGTCGATGACGGTCTGCTGAAACGCCGCGGCGGCAAATACTTTCCCGCCCCCGGTGTGGATCCTCATGGCGCAGTGGATATCCGGGGATCCATCGGAGGCCAGATCGTCATCGTCGAAGCCGACACCGGACGACTGCTGGGCAGTACCGGGGCCGGGCAGGCCCCGGCCTCGATTCATCCTGGAGCGGTATATCTGCATCAGGGCGAAAGCTATGTCGTCGACTCCCTGGACCTCGAGGAGGGCATCGCCTTCGTCCACGCCGAGGATCCCGGATACGCCACGTTCGCGCGGGAGATCACCGACATCGCCGTGTCCGGCGCGGGGGAACGTTCGTCGTTCGGGCCCGTCACGCTGGGTCTGGTCCCGGTGACCGTCACTCACCAGGTGGTGGGCTACCTGCGTCGCCGCACCGACGGTGAAGTGATCGACTTCGTCGAGCTCAGCATGCCGCAGAGTTCCCTGCCCACCGTCGCGGTGATGTACACGATCGATCCGGAAGCACTGGACCGCAACGGAATCGAACCGACCGCCGTTGCGGGTTCGTTGCATGCCGCCGAACATGCGGCTATCGGGTTATTGCCGTTGGTCGCCAGCTGCGACCGCGGCGACATCGGCGGGTTGTCCACCGCGCTCGGGCCCGACGGCCTGCCCACCGTCTTCGTCTACGACGGCCATCCGGGCGGGGCCGGGTTCGCCGAACGCGGATTCCACCAGGCGCGCGTCTGGCTGGGCGCCACGGCCGCGGCCATCGAGGCCTGCGAATGCCCGAGCGGATGCCCGTCCTGTGTGCAGTCTCCCAAGTGCGGCAACGGAAACGATCCGCTGGACAAGGCCGGTGCGGTGCGCGTGCTGCGCCTGGTGCTCGCGGCGCTGGGCCCGCACTGAGGCGAAAGCCATCGTTTCCGCTCCCCCAGCCGGGGGAGGAGATTTCATCCTCCGAATCGCGCGTTCGGGCGAAGGTCCCGCGGACCCATATGGACCACGGTGAAAAAGGGGCGAACCGCCTCGATCACCGAATCCCGCTGACGCGAAGAGGATGCAACCCATGTCGTACTTGATGACCACTCCGGAGGCACTGGTAGCGGCGGCATCGGATGTCGTGGGTATCGGTTCGACGCTGCAGTCGGCCAATGCGGCGGCCGCGCTCCCGACCACGTCCGTGTTGGCCGCGGGTGCCGATCAAGTGTCGGCAGCGATGGCAGCGCTGTTCTCCGCGCACGGGCAGGCTTATCAGCAGCTGAGCGCCCAGGCGCTGGCGTTTCACGACCAGTTCGCCCGGATCCTGGGCTCTGGGGCGGGCGCCTACGCCGCCGCCGAAGCCGCCAACGTCTCGCCGCTGCAGACAGCGCTGGACGCGGTCAACGCGCCCATCAGGCGGCGACCGGACGGCCGCTGATCGGCAACGGCGCCAACGCCGCCCCTGGTAGCGGCGCTAACGGCGGCGACGGCGGCTGGTTGTTGGGCAACGGCGGGGCGGGCGGCTCCGGGGCCGCGGGCACCGGCCAGCGGGGCGGCAACGGCGGAGCCGCCGGACTGATCGGCTCGGGGGCGCCGGCGGGGCCGGCGGCACCGCCACCGGTAACGCAGGCGGAGCCGGCGGGACCGGCGGAGCCGGCGGCTGGCTGTGGGGTAGTGGCGGAGCCGGCGGCCTCGGTGCGGCGGGCACCGTCGGTGGCGCCGGCGGGTCCGGTGGATCGGGCGGGCTGTTGGGTTCCGGGGTATCGGTGGCACCGGCGGCGACGGCACCGACGGCAACATCGGCGTCGGCGGGACAGGCGGTGCGGGTGGCACCGGCGGGCTGCTGTCCGGCCTGGTCGGCGGGGGTGGCGGCAACGGCGGCGGCGGCGGATCCGGCCAGATCAGCGGAGACCCGGGGTGCCGGGGCGGCGGTGGACACTTCGTCGGCGCCGGCGGCGCAGGCGGTGCCGGCGGATACGGCGCCAGCGGTGGTGTCGGCGGAAACGGTGGCAGCGGGGGATCGCTGTACGGCAACGGCGGCGCGGGCGGCACCGGCGGCGCCGCCTTCTACGGCACCGGAGGCGAAGGCGGGGTGGGCGGAAAGGCGGGGCTGCTGTTCTCCAACGGCGGTGGCGGCGGAGCGGGCGGGTTCAGCTACTACGACGATGCCGGCGCCGGCGGAGCGGGCGGCGACGCCGGACTGTTGGGCTTCGGCGGAACCGGCGGCGCCGGTGGATACTGCTCCGGCCCCCATGTCGGTGGTCCCGGCACGGGTGGTGACGGCGGCTCCGGCGGCCGCGGCGGGCTGTTGTTCGGCAACGGCGGCGCCGGTGGCGCCGGCGGCGAGGGTGGACCCAGCTCCGGTGGTGCCGGCGGCAGCGCAGTGCTGGTCGGCAACGGTGGCAACGGCGGGCTGGGTTCGACGATCGGCTCCGGCGGTATCTCGGGGACATTGCTGGGCTTGGACGGGTATAACGCGCCGACCAGCGGAACCAACCCGTTGCACGTTGCCCAGCAACAGTTGCTCAACGCGATCAATGCACCCGTCGAGTCGCTGACCGGACGGCCACTGATCGGCAATGGCGATCCCGGCGCCTTCGGCACGGGCGCAGACGGCAAGGCGGGTGGCTGGCTGCTCGGCGACGGTGGCGCCGGGGCTGCTGCCGAAGGCGGCAGCGGTGGCCACGGCGGCAACGGCGGCGCCGGCCTCTTCGGCACCGGAGGCGGTGGCGGCGCCGGAACGATGCAGGGAAGGGGACCGGCGGTGGCGGCGGCACCGGCGGAAGGGGCGGCTTGCTGGCCGGCGACGGCGGTGGCGGCGGAATGGGCGGCGGCGCTTTGAACGGGGTGGCGGCGCGGGCGGTGCCGGCGGCAGCGGCGGCTTGTTCGGCGCCGGGGTGCCGGCGGGGTCGGCGGAACCTCCATCGGTGGGCCGGTCGCGGGGGCCGGCGGTGCGGGCGGATCGGCGGGCCTGTTCGGCATCAGCGGTGGCGCCGGCGGCGACGGCGGGTTCGGCATGGACGGCCGTGGCGGGGCCGGAGGGTCGGCGGCAACGCCGGACCGCTAGGTGGCTCGGGCGGGTTCGGAGGTGCCGGTGCCAATAACGCCGCCGGCGCCGGTGGCGATGGCGGCAACGCCGGGCTGCTGTTCGGCAGCGGCGGATCCGGTGGTGCCGGCGGATCGACGATCGGTGCGCTCGGCGTGTCCGGGCCCGGTGGCGGCGCCGGCGGCGACGGTGGCAATGGCGCGCGACTGTTCGGCGGCGCCGGCGCCGGGGCTTCGGCGGAAACGCGTTCACCGCCGCCGGCGGGCCGGCGGCTCGGGCGGAGACGCCGGGCTGATCGGCAGCGGCGGCGCCGGCGCAGCCGGCGGATTCAGCTACCTCGGGGCGGCGGGCGGCGCCGGCGGATCCGGCGGCAACGGCGGCACGCTGGCCGGCCCCGGCGGCGCCGGCGGCGCCGGCGGCGCGGGCAACCCGAACTACGTCAACGGGCACGGTGGCGACGGAGGGGCCGGCGGCGGCGCGGTCTGGTTCGGCGACGGCGGCAACGGCGGCAACGGCGGGATAGGCGTCACCACCGGGGCCCCCGGCGCGGGCGGCGACGGCGGAAAGCTAGCCGGCCAGGACGGGCACGACGGCCTCTCCTGACCGCAGTCGCACCCGGAGAATTTTGCGGAAAACGGATATTCCCTTCCGGCGGAATTCCGTTTACGGTGCAACGTAGCCGTCCGCGCCGCGCACGGCCATCAGACACTGGCCGAGTCTGTCGAGCATCGATTCGGAGGTGTCGTTTGTCGCTTGTCAGCGCAGTCCCCGGCGCCATCAGTACCGCCGCCGCGAATGTCACCGGCATCGGTGCGACGATCAGCGCTGCCAACGCCCTGGCTGCGGCACCCACCACCGCCGTACTCGCCGCGGCCGGGGACCAGGTGTCCGCCGCCGTAGCAGCCCTGTTCTCCGTTCACGCGCAGACCTATCAGACCCTCAGTGAGCAGGCCGCGAACTTCCACGCCCAATTCGCACGGGCGATCGAGTCGAGCGCGAACGCGTATGCCTCCGCCGAGTCGGCCAACGCCTCGTCGATCGGCAACGTCGACATCGCAAAAACCGGGTCCGCCGCCGGCCCCGCCTGCGAGTACGTCGGGACCTTTCGCTCCGTCGCGGCTGAGCGCAGTGCGCCCGGCCAGACCGCCGCACCTACGGGCACCGATCGGGCCGCATCGGGCGCAGCGTCCGCCGAAACCGGTCCAGTCGTCGCCGGCGGCGGCAGCGGCGGACTGCTGCTCGGCCCCAGCCGAGCCGTGGTGGCGGGTAGCGCAGGCATGGGCAGCGCCGCAGCGGGCGGTTCCGGCGGAATCCTGAGCCGGCTACTCCAAGGCGGCGAACGTCGTGCCCGGGCCGGCGGGAGCGGCCGGGTCAGCGCGGGGACGGGCGTCGGGGTGTTGCTCACTTCACCGCAGACGCAGGACACGCTCCGTATTGCCACTGCGTGTTCGGCACCGGAACGCAGGCGCCTCGATTCACCGGCATGAGATCTCCCCGGACGACTGAATGTGCTGCAGCACAACACATTCAGAGCCGGAAAGATCGCATCCGTAGCGAACCGGGTCACGAGATCCGTGCTGTGATCCGTTGGATGGGCGACCGACCCCTCGAACGGTCGACCTCCACGGACACGCTTGGCGACGGTCGGACGACACACAATCCGTCGCATTCTGCGAATCATCGCGAGTGCAGCAGAAACCTACCCGGCAGTAAGCGCCAATTGCAACACATTGCGCCGCGATTCACGAAAGTCGCCGTGCGCGAATCCGTCTGACGGTATGACAAGCGCCCTCTGAGAAGACTCCGATTGTTGCGCTACCGTTGAAAGCCTACCGCTTCACTTAACTAGCCGACGTCGGCAGACCTTTCCTGCAACGGGGACAACGGATTTGACTCACGGGTCGATCCCGCCGCCGCACATCGCCGCGCACTGCGCTTCCCCGATCGCACCGGCGCCCGGTTAGCCGCCGAATCTGTTTGGTGCACAAGGCGATTCGGCTGTCACCGGCCCCGGCGGGGTTTGTGGCAGCCGGACCACATCAATGCGAAGGGTTGGACCGACCGACGGACCCGCCCCGTCAAGCTACCGACTCGCGATCAGTAAACTGCCGCTATGGGCCACGACTGGTTGCTCGTGGAGACGCTGGGCGACGAACCCGCCGTCGTCGCGCAGGGACGTCAGCTCAAGAATCTCGTACCGATCACCACGTTTTTGCGCCGAAGCCCGTATCTGGCCGCCGTCAAAACGGCGATCGCCGAGTCGGTGCAGACCGGGCAGGCGCTGACCAGCATCACCCCGAAGAGCGACCGCGTAATCCGCACCGAGCCGGTGATCATGTCCGACGGACGCATCCACGGCGTCCACGTGTGGAGTGGCCCGCCGGACGAAGACCCACCCGAACGTCCCGTCCCGGGTCCGCTGAAGTGGGACCTGACCCGCGGGGTGGCCACCGACACTCCCGAGTCGTTGTCCAACAGCGGCAAGAACCCCGCGGTCGAGGTCACCTACGGCCGGGCCTTCGCCGAGGATTTGCCGTCGCGGGAACTCAACCCGAACGAAACCAAGGTGCTGGCCATGGCGGTCCGAGCCGAGCCGGGTCTGACGCTTTGCAGCACTTGGGATATCACCGACTGGCAGGGCAATCCGATCCGCATCGGGTTCACCGCACGAAGCGCGGTGGAGCCCGGGCCCGACGGCCGTGACCATCTGGTCGCCCGAGCGATGAACTGGCGCACGGAGCGCAAGGGGCCGGCGGTGGTCGCCGACGACCTCGCGCAGCGGATCCTCAATGGCCTCGCCCAAGCTGGTGTCCATCGCGCCCTCGTCGACCTGAAGAACTGGACGCTGCTGAAGTGGCTCGATGAGCCGGCCCCGTTCTACGATTGGCGCGGCACCGATTCCGACAGGCAGCGGGTTCACCCCGATGACGAGCAGTTAATGGCTTCCATGACAGCCGAATTCGCCGATGGGGCCACCAGTCGGGTGCTGCGATTGCCCGGAAACGACACCGAGTGGGTTCCGGTGCATGTGACCGCCAACCGGATCGAACTCGAGCCCGACACCTACGCCGGTCTTCTCGCGCTGCGACTGCCCACCGACGAGGAAGTCTCCCGGGCGCGGTCACAGGACGTACCGACCGACTCCGGCCCGAGCTGATGGCATCGGCGCGTAGCTGATCGGCGACGGAAGGAAATGGCGCCGACCGGCACCGGGGATCCCGGTTCGGCCTGGCTCACCGGCGCGGTGCAGTACCCGGCCCCGTCCTGACCGGGCCCGCCCGCGCGGATGCGCGAGCAACACCGGCGAGTACGGCGGGCACTTCGACGGTGACGACGATGTCGAGATCGTCCGCCGCGCACCGGACATCGCCGACCCGCATCTGACGAGCTAGCGATGTCGCGCTTGCGCATGCCGCGGCGTAGCCCTGCGGAAGGCGCTCGGCACCGGCCAGTGCGGCCAGGTCGGCGGCGGCCTGGGCGCGGTGCCGGGCCACCACAGCGGACCCCAGGCACACGCCCGCGGCGGTGAGACACAACAGCCCGGCGACCAGAAAAGCGGCGAACACCGTCGCCGAGCCACGTTCATCGCGGCTCGGCGACCGATACCGCCCTGGCCGCAATATCCAAGGCAGGCAGCAACTTCGAGTGCGCCACCACGGTGGCGATCCACAGATCGCCGTCACGGCGAACGACGACTTGCGCCCCGGCCGGAGCGATACGGCGGGCAACCTGCTCGGCAGCGTCGCCGTCGCCGCGGGCCGACAACCGCGCCGCCTCACGAGCCGCGTCCACGCAGCGCACCTGCATCGACACCGCCGTAATACCGGCCAGGCACAGCACCAGCACCGCCACCAGCGCAGCGATGGCCAACGCGGCCTCGACGGTGCTCGAACCAGCACTGGCGACTAGACCTTGGTGCTGAGCGCGCGCCCGATGATGTGGTTCAACGCCGAAACGACGGAGTCGCCGGTCACCACGGTGTAGAGGATGGCACCGAATGCCGCCGCGGCAATAGTCCCGATGGCGTACTCGACCGTGGACATCCCCGACTCGTCGGTCGCCAGCACTGCCACGCGTGCCGCGAATCCTCGAAACATGTTGAACATCAACCACTTCCCTTCTCACAACAGACCTGACTGCAGGACATGGCCGGCCAATCCGGCCACCACCGGGACGATCCCCAGGCCTACGAAGGCGGGCAGGAAGCAGAGGCCGAGCGGACCGGCGATCAGGACGCCCGCGCGCTCGGCGGCTGCGCCCGCCGCGTGCGCGGACTCCTGCCTGGACTGGACCGCCAGTTCGGCGACGCCGTCGGCAAGCGCGGCCCCCGACGAAGCCGAGCGCCGCGCCAACCTCAGCAGGGCGTCGATCTGCGCATCAGCAGTCCCACCGGCCAGATCGGCCGGCCTGGACCAGGCGACGTCGGCGGGGGCACCCAGCGCCAGCAGATCGGCGGCGCGGCGCAGGACCTGCGCCATGTCCGTCGGCGCCGAACCGGCCGCCGCCGCTGCCGCAGTCGACACCGCCATACCCGCGCCGAGACAGACGGCAAGCACATCCAGGCTCGCTGCCACCGCCAGCCGATCCGGCGGGGCCGATCGGTGCGGCCGCTGTCGGCTCACGCGCGGGTGTGCTCCGGCGCGTGCGCGCACTACCGCCGGACCGGCACCGAACAACAGTGCCGCCGCCAGCAACAATGCCGCGGTGCTCATGTGTGGGCTCCCGCTCGCCGGGTCATCCCGACACCACCCGATCACCGATCCGGTCCGACCACAACAGCCCGCAGCACAGCAGCACCACGCCCGCCACCAGAAACCAACCGCCTACTCCCCCGCCGCACAGGAACCGTAGCGGCTGGGCCCCGATCAGCTGTCCGAGCAACATGCCCAGTACCGGCAGGCCGGCCAGGATGGCGGCGGTGGCGCGGGCGCCGGCCAGCCCCGAGACGACTTTCGCCGAAAACCGCTGCCGCTCGGCGACATCGCGTTGCGCGGCCCGCATCAGCGTGCTGATCGCCAGGCCGTGTTCGCCGGCAAGCTGCCAGAACACGGCGATGCGCTCCCACTGCGCGGGCAGCGCCGACGTCTGCCCGGCGGCGCGTAAACCGGCCGGGACATCGGCCCCAGCCGGGCGCGCGCGGCGACTGCCCGCATGGCGCGCGAAACCGGGCCGCCGCTCTCGTCGGCGGCGACGTCGAACGCATGGACCGGGTGGGCGCCCACCCGGAGCTCACCGACCAACACCTCGAGCGAGGCTTCCAGCGCCCTGCCCTCCGCTGCGGCACTGCGGCTGCGCCGACGCCGCAGCGCCCGCACAGCCACGGTCGCGGCGGCCATCGCCCCCGCCACCGCGGTCGTTAAGGGCAACACCGCCAGGGCGACCGCGACAACGCCGACACAACCCCAACCGACGGCCCCGGCATCCGCGGCGAGACGCCGTCGCCCGGACCCACCCGCAGCGAGCCGGCCCCGCGGCGAACCGGGTGCCACCAGCAGAGCCACAGCCAGCAACACCAGCCCGGTCATGCCGACCTCCCGGTCGGTAGCAGGGCAAGCAGCTCGCCGGCCTGATCGGTCTTTCCGCCCTCGGCGTGCCACGCCGTGACCGCGTGGACGTGACCGTCCCGGCCGCGGCGCAGCACGGCGATCTGGTCGAGCCGGCGGCGCCCGGCTCCGTCGCGGCAGACATGCAACAGCACCCGTACCGCCGCGGCGAGCTGGCTGTGCAGGGCGGGGCGGTCCAAGCCGCCCAGCGCGCCCAATGCCTCCAGCCGGGCCGGCACCTCGCTCGGGCTGTTGGCGTGCACGGTGCCCGCGCCGCCCTCGTGGCCGGTGTTCAGCGCGGCCAGCAGATCGACTACTTCGGCGCCCCGGACCTCACCCACCACGATCCGATCCGGCCGCATCCGCAGCGCCTGGCGGACGAGTTGGCGCACCGTCACCTCGCCGACGCCCTCGACGTTGGCGCAGCGTGCGACCAGTTTGACTAGATGCGGATGCCGCGGCGCCAGCTCGGCGGCGTCCTCGACACAAACGATCCGCTCGGTCGGCGGGACCGCGCCCAGCATCGCGGCCAGCAGCGTGGTCTTGCCCGCCCCGGTGCCGCCGGTGATCAGGAATGCGAGCCGCGCGGCGATGACGCCGGCCAGCAGTTCACCGGCCTCGGGTGTGATCGCCCCCGCCGCCCTCAGCGCCGCCAGACCTTGAGTCGCCGGGCGCAATACGCGCAACGACAGGCAGGTACCCGCGCTCGCCACGGGCGGGAGCACGGCGTGCAGGCGCACCGTGCTCCCGTTAGCCCCGATTCCGCTCAGCTGCTGCCCGTCCACCCAGGGCTGGGCGTCGTCGAGCCTACGGCCGGCGGCCAATGCCAGCCGTTGCGCCAGCCGTCGCACGGCCGCCTCATCGGTGAATCGAATGTTGCTGCGCCGCAGCCCTTCTCCGTCGTCCACCCACACGGCATCGGGCGCCGTCACTAACACGTCGGTGGTGCCGTCGGCACCCAACAGCGGGTCCAGGATGCCGGCACCGGTCAGTTCGGTCTGCAATAACCGGAGATTGGCCAACACTTCGGTGTCGCCGAGGATGCCACCGGATTCGGCGCGAATCGCCTCGGCCACCAGGCTGGGCTTCAGTGGACCGGCCTCGGTGGCCAGCCGCTCACGGACACGTTCGATCAGCGAGCCGGTCATGCCGCACGACCACCCGAACTCGTTCGGCCACTTGACAATACGCCGAGGACACGACGGGACGCCGAAGCCAGTGCCGAGCGGCGGCCCATCCGCAACCCACCGCGCTCGAGCCGTTCGGCCAATTGCGGTTCGGCCCGCATCGACGCCAACAGCGGCACGGCGGCGATCTCGGCGACCTCCGCGGCACGCAATCCTCCCGGCGACGGCCCGCGCACCACCAGCCCGACATTGGGGTTGATCGCGGCCAGCACGGGAACGATGGTCGCGGTGGCAGCACAGGCCCGGACGTCGCATCGGGTGACCAGCACCACGAGGTCGACGCCGTCCAGCGCGACGTGCGTCGCCTCGGTCAGGCGGCGCGGGAGATCGCAGACCACGGTGACGCCACCGCGGCGACCGGCCTCGACGATCGCATCGACCGGCCCAGCCTCGAGTTCGTAACCACCCCGCCGGGTGCCGGACAGGATGCTCACCCCGCCGTGCCGCGGCAGCACCTCGCGCACGGACGGCCAGCTCAGCCTGCCGCCCTGCAGTGCCAGATCTGGCCAGCGCAGCCCGGGCGCGGTCTCGCCGCCCGTCAGCAGATCGATGCCACCGCCCCACGGATCGAGATCGAGCAGCAGCGCCTCGCCTGCCGTCTGCGCCAGGGCGACCGCGAACAGCGATGCCCCGCCGGCCCCGCAGCCACCGATGACGGCGACAGCCTGACCGCGCAGGCTGTGCTCGCGAGCCGACTCGGCGGCTTCGGCCAATGCGCGGACCAGCGCCTGTTCTTGGGCAGGCACTTGCAGGACGAGTTCCGCGCCGACTGCGA
The nucleotide sequence above comes from Mycobacterium kiyosense. Encoded proteins:
- a CDS encoding helicase; translation: MASFGSELLAAALAGTAPGERPLRHVAELPPRSGRPGDWPHWVPPGVVRAFTDRGIRAPWSHQLQAAELGHAGRHVVISTGTASGKSLAYQLPVLSALAGDPRARVLYLSPTKALGHDQLRTAHALVAGAELADVAPTAYDGDSPAEVRRFARERSRWLFSNPDMIHLSILRNHARWAVLLRGLRFVIVDECHYYRGVFGSNVAMVLRRLLRLCARYSCYPTVIFASATTDSPGATATELIGQQVAEVLDDGSPQGGRTVALWEPALRTDLLGEHGAPVRRSAGAEAARIMADLIVEGAQTLTFVRSRRGAELTALAARARLDEVAPQLSGLVASYRAGYLSEDRNALEHALAEGRLRGLATTNALELGVDIAGLDAVVLAGFPGTVASFWQQAGRAGRRGQGALVVLVARDDPLDTYLVHHPAALLGKPVERVVIDPRNPYLLGPQLLCAATELPLDEAEVRALDAVDVADGLVDDGLLKRRGGKYFPAPGVDPHGAVDIRGSIGGQIVIVEADTGRLLGSTGAGQAPASIHPGAVYLHQGESYVVDSLDLEEGIAFVHAEDPGYATFAREITDIAVSGAGERSSFGPVTLGLVPVTVTHQVVGYLRRRTDGEVIDFVELSMPQSSLPTVAVMYTIDPEALDRNGIEPTAVAGSLHAAEHAAIGLLPLVASCDRGDIGGLSTALGPDGLPTVFVYDGHPGGAGFAERGFHQARVWLGATAAAIEACECPSGCPSCVQSPKCGNGNDPLDKAGAVRVLRLVLAALGPH
- a CDS encoding hypothetical protein (frameshifted, deletion at around 5935564,5935740,5935741), encoding MSYLMTTPEALVAAASDVVGIGSTLQSANAAAALPTTSVLAAGADQVSAAMAALFSAHGQAYQQLSAQALAFHDQFARILGSGAGAYAAAEAANVSPLQTALDAVNAPIRRRPDGR
- a CDS encoding hypothetical protein (frameshifted, insertion at around 5937049, deletion at around 5936992,5936899,5937001,5937004, 5937199,5936914,5937202,593 7203,5936917,5937206,5937049,5937050,5937052,5936893), with product MGGKAGLLFSNGGGGGAGGFSYYDDAGAGGAGGDAGLLGFGGTGGAGGYCSGPHVGGPGTGGDGGSGGRGGLLFGNGGAGGAGGEGGPSSGGAGGSAVLVGNGGNGGLGSTIGSGGISGTLLGLDGYNAPTSGTNPLHVAQQQLLNAINAPVESLTGRPLIGNGDPGAFGTGADGKAGGWLLGDGGAGAAAEGGSGGHGGNGGAGLFGTGGGGGAGTMQGRGPAVAAAPAEGAACWPATAVAAEWAAAL
- a CDS encoding apoptosis inhibitor (frameshifted, deletion at around 5940787); the encoded protein is MAIAALVAVLVLCLAGITAVSMQVRCVDAAREAARLSARGDGDAAEQVARRIAPAGAQVVVRRDGDLWIATVVAHSKLLPALDIAARAVSVAEPR
- a CDS encoding hypothetical protein (frameshifted, deletion at around 5942319), with protein sequence MFWQLAGEHGLAISTLMRAAQRDVAERQRFSAKVVSGLAGARATAAILAGLPVLGMLLGQLIGAQPLRFLCGGGVGGWFLVAGVVLLCCGLLWSDRIGDRVVSG
- a CDS encoding hypothetical protein (frameshifted, deletion at around 5942319), encoding MTGLVLLAVALLVAPGSPRGRLAAGGSGRRRLAADAGAVGWGCVGVVAVALAVLPLTTAVAGAMAAATVAVRALRRRRSRSAAAEGRALEASLEVLVGELRVGAHPVHAFDVAADESGGPVSRAMRAVAARARLGPMSRPVYAPPGRRRRCPRSGSASPCSGSLPANTAWRSAR
- a CDS encoding putative conjugal transfer protein; protein product: MTGSLIERVRERLATEAGPLKPSLVAEAIRAESGGILGDTEVLANLRLLQTELTGAGILDPLLGADGTTDVLVTAPDAVWVDDGEGLRRSNIRFTDEAAVRRLAQRLALAAGRRLDDAQPWVDGQQLSGIGANGSTVRLHAVLPPVASAGTCLSLRVLRPATQGLAALRAAGAITPEAGELLAGVIAARLAFLITGGTGAGKTTLLAAMLGAVPPTERIVCVEDAAELAPRHPHLVKLVARCANVEGVGEVTVRQLVRQALRMRPDRIVVGEVRGAEVVDLLAALNTGHEGGAGTVHANSPSEVPARLEALGALGGLDRPALHSQLAAAVRVLLHVCRDGAGRRRLDQIAVLRRGRDGHVHAVTAWHAEGGKTDQAGELLALLPTGRSA